A single genomic interval of Verrucomicrobiota bacterium harbors:
- a CDS encoding SDR family NAD(P)-dependent oxidoreductase: protein MRLLEGKIAVITGAGGGIGRSHAHLFAKLGAKVLVNDPGCNRDGSESSDAADLVVQEILDAGGEAVANKDAVGSSENADKIIQSAVDAFGSIDILVNNAGILRDRTILNMTDDEWDDVINVHLRGTFTCLRAAGRVMRDQGKGGRIINTSSTSGLLGNFGQSNYGAAKSGIHMLSRIASWELAKYHINVNAISPVAMTRMLTDLPQLKEKAETGDHDIGPETISPMVAFLASDEAKDISGMTFGIHGKHIFSYRMMTSHGADSNEEGGWTPEEIGKRLSQIVNW from the coding sequence ATGAGACTACTCGAAGGAAAAATTGCAGTTATCACCGGAGCGGGTGGGGGAATCGGTCGTTCACATGCTCACCTGTTTGCAAAGTTGGGTGCAAAAGTGTTGGTGAATGATCCGGGCTGTAACCGGGACGGTTCCGAATCCAGTGATGCGGCGGATCTGGTCGTGCAGGAAATTCTGGATGCGGGCGGAGAAGCCGTGGCGAACAAAGATGCGGTTGGATCAAGTGAGAATGCAGACAAAATAATTCAATCGGCGGTAGATGCGTTTGGCAGCATAGACATCCTGGTCAATAACGCCGGCATCTTGAGAGACCGCACCATCCTGAACATGACTGACGACGAATGGGATGATGTGATCAATGTGCACCTTCGCGGAACATTCACCTGCTTGAGAGCCGCCGGCCGTGTCATGCGCGACCAGGGTAAAGGCGGACGGATTATCAATACTTCATCCACCTCGGGACTTTTGGGTAACTTTGGACAGTCGAATTATGGAGCTGCAAAATCTGGCATTCACATGCTCTCCCGAATCGCCTCCTGGGAGCTGGCGAAGTACCACATCAATGTGAACGCCATCTCACCTGTGGCTATGACACGGATGTTGACCGACCTTCCACAACTCAAAGAAAAAGCTGAGACAGGCGATCACGATATCGGCCCCGAAACGATTTCTCCCATGGTGGCTTTTCTCGCGAGCGATGAAGCCAAGGACATCAGTGGAATGACGTTTGGAATTCATGGAAAACACATTTTCTCCTACCGCATGATGACCAGTCATGGAGCAGATAGTAATGAAGAAGGCGGATGGACTCCTGAGGAAATCGGAAAGCGGTTGAGCCAGATTGTAAACTGGTGA
- a CDS encoding electron transfer flavoprotein subunit beta/FixA family protein, which produces MNILVCLKQILDPEVPVRDFAIDSSGLKANPACANQVTNIFCENALETALKLKDLGEGKITVLSFGPDSIEDTLRKGLAMKADEAFMVLNNSGQLPDSAVTAKVLAAAIRKMEPFDLILVGRESGDWGAGQTGGILAEELGLPFTAFVDEVSQDGTDQLIFRQQTDSGWQKFSSPKPSVASITNSDHNLPRIPKTRDIIMANRKEVTSWSLEDVGMSSEELSANHLKARVRQLSIPEQKSNCEFIEGDSMEEKIQKLAHKIAAIARSV; this is translated from the coding sequence ATGAACATCCTCGTTTGTCTAAAACAGATTCTGGATCCCGAAGTGCCGGTGCGCGATTTCGCTATCGATAGTTCGGGCTTAAAAGCTAACCCGGCTTGCGCGAACCAGGTCACCAACATTTTTTGTGAAAATGCCTTGGAAACTGCATTAAAGTTGAAGGATCTTGGTGAAGGAAAAATAACCGTTCTGTCGTTTGGTCCAGATTCCATTGAAGACACCTTGAGAAAGGGATTGGCCATGAAAGCGGACGAGGCGTTCATGGTGCTGAATAATTCTGGTCAACTCCCGGATTCAGCCGTCACAGCCAAAGTGCTGGCCGCAGCCATCCGGAAAATGGAGCCTTTCGATCTCATCCTTGTCGGTCGAGAGTCCGGCGATTGGGGAGCGGGTCAAACAGGCGGCATTCTAGCAGAAGAACTGGGACTTCCTTTTACGGCCTTTGTCGATGAGGTTTCGCAAGACGGCACCGATCAACTGATCTTCCGCCAGCAAACTGATTCAGGTTGGCAAAAGTTCTCAAGCCCCAAACCGTCCGTAGCTTCGATAACCAACAGTGACCACAACCTACCTCGCATTCCCAAAACAAGGGACATCATCATGGCGAACCGCAAGGAAGTGACCAGTTGGTCTCTTGAAGACGTGGGGATGTCGTCCGAAGAACTCTCAGCCAATCACCTAAAGGCCCGTGTCCGACAACTCTCGATTCCTGAACAGAAAAGTAACTGCGAGTTTATCGAGGGAGATTCCATGGAAGAAAAAATACAAAAACTGGCGCACAAAATTGCCGCAATCGCACGATCTGTTTAG
- a CDS encoding SDR family oxidoreductase, translating to MNTQESFSLTNKHALVTGATRGIGLAIAEGFLQSGAKVTICGRKESGLQEALAHLSDYGDQVFGTTAHVGKAEAIEKLIEEAEAKFGTIDILVNNAGTNPYWGPIVDSEDWAWEKTMDVNLTGPYRLSKVAAKKMIANGGGSIINIASIAGLSASTNQGIYCVTKAALIMLTKAMAKELGKDKVRVNCICPGVIRTQLATFLNEEGIEEKISSMKALRRIGTTDELVGAAVYLASEASSFTTGATLQIDGGMVI from the coding sequence ATGAACACTCAGGAAAGTTTTTCACTCACAAACAAACACGCCCTCGTAACCGGTGCCACCCGCGGAATTGGCTTGGCCATTGCAGAAGGTTTTCTGCAGTCGGGTGCCAAGGTCACTATTTGTGGCCGAAAAGAATCCGGCTTGCAGGAAGCACTCGCTCACTTGTCCGATTATGGCGATCAGGTATTTGGGACCACCGCTCACGTCGGAAAAGCAGAAGCCATAGAAAAGTTAATTGAGGAAGCCGAAGCAAAATTCGGAACCATCGATATTCTGGTAAACAACGCCGGGACAAATCCTTACTGGGGACCGATTGTCGATTCAGAAGATTGGGCCTGGGAAAAAACCATGGACGTAAATCTGACCGGACCCTATCGACTTTCGAAAGTCGCCGCCAAAAAAATGATCGCCAACGGCGGTGGATCCATAATCAACATCGCATCCATCGCCGGTTTATCCGCTTCGACCAATCAAGGTATTTATTGTGTTACGAAAGCAGCCCTTATCATGCTGACCAAAGCAATGGCCAAAGAGCTGGGTAAAGACAAAGTTCGGGTTAATTGCATTTGCCCGGGTGTCATCCGGACCCAACTGGCCACCTTTCTTAACGAAGAAGGAATAGAAGAAAAGATATCCTCGATGAAAGCGCTTCGTCGTATCGGAACAACCGACGAATTAGTGGGCGCTGCGGTTTATCTGGCATCAGAGGCGAGTAGCTTTACGACGGGCGCCACACTTCAAATCGATGGCGGGATGGTGATTTAG
- a CDS encoding electron transfer flavoprotein subunit alpha/FixB family protein, protein MSEENSIILTAVLTSELDSGTAGLLGAGQRLSRDSGCEHVVVACGGTDSAFIAQLSKHADRVITADSTELSSGHPEVWLNYIARVGAEQKPEAILLANDTASQEITPRLAHRLGGSSIGDAQAVNSIDGSIRVTRSVYGGKAVAEIELTASPAVVWVRAQSMDPAEAKDTSGTIVSTSLDTLPVSLTQLVETHEEETEGQRLEEAQIIVSGGRGLGGPEPFEDLVALAKVLKAQNSASRAACDLGWVPHSWQVGQTGKKVAPQLYLAVAISGASQHMMGIADSKAIAAINTDPDAPIFKHCKFGLVEDYKNVIGPLKEKLTELLK, encoded by the coding sequence ATGAGTGAGGAAAATTCAATTATTTTAACGGCTGTTCTTACATCTGAGCTAGACTCAGGAACGGCAGGTTTATTAGGAGCGGGTCAACGCCTCTCACGCGACAGCGGTTGTGAACATGTTGTGGTGGCCTGCGGAGGTACCGATAGTGCATTTATCGCTCAACTGAGTAAGCATGCGGACCGTGTCATCACCGCTGATTCAACAGAGCTTTCCAGCGGACACCCAGAAGTATGGTTAAACTACATTGCCAGGGTTGGCGCTGAACAAAAGCCAGAAGCCATTCTCTTGGCAAACGATACCGCGAGCCAGGAGATCACGCCGCGCTTGGCCCATCGACTGGGAGGCTCATCGATCGGAGACGCACAGGCCGTCAATTCTATAGATGGAAGCATTCGTGTTACCCGCTCCGTTTATGGCGGCAAGGCAGTCGCGGAAATCGAACTCACAGCCAGCCCGGCGGTCGTTTGGGTTCGAGCACAGTCGATGGATCCTGCTGAAGCCAAAGATACTTCAGGAACGATTGTCTCAACGAGTCTGGATACCCTTCCTGTTTCTTTGACTCAGCTTGTAGAAACTCATGAAGAAGAAACAGAGGGCCAACGACTTGAAGAAGCACAAATCATTGTGTCCGGCGGTCGTGGTCTCGGTGGGCCTGAACCGTTTGAAGATCTCGTTGCCCTGGCAAAAGTATTGAAGGCACAAAACTCCGCTTCCCGAGCAGCCTGCGATCTGGGTTGGGTACCTCACTCGTGGCAGGTTGGCCAAACGGGCAAAAAGGTGGCACCACAACTTTATCTGGCGGTGGCGATTTCAGGCGCGAGTCAGCACATGATGGGCATTGCCGACTCAAAAGCAATTGCTGCGATAAATACGGATCCAGATGCCCCCATTTTTAAACACTGCAAATTTGGATTGGTAGAGGATTACAAAAACGTAATTGGACCTTTAAAAGAGAAACTGACCGAGCTTCTGAAATGA
- a CDS encoding NADP-dependent oxidoreductase → MAIVNRKIVLASRPEGMVSESDFRLEEEVLRDIEEGEVLLKTLYLSVDPYMRGRMSDRKSYADPVGIGEVMTGEIVARVEGSRNSKYHAGAIVAARLGWQEYAICDGKGLRRIDVTSAPISTGLHVLGMVGETAYFGLLDVCKAKEGDTIVVSGAAGAVGSVVGQIAKIKGCRVVGIAGSDEKVKWITEELGFDAGINYKTSEHLVKDLAKHCPDGINGYFDNVGGPITDAVFPLLALNSHIAICGQISMYNSEEAEMGPRFLWNLIPKRATIQGFLVFDYYDRFPEAMKDLTEWVGSGKIKYRENVIEGLENAPKAFIGLFHGDNIGKQLVHVSD, encoded by the coding sequence ATGGCCATCGTTAATCGAAAAATAGTTTTAGCCTCCCGTCCGGAAGGCATGGTATCGGAAAGTGATTTCCGTTTGGAGGAAGAAGTGCTTCGAGATATAGAAGAAGGAGAAGTTCTATTGAAGACTTTATACCTATCGGTAGACCCCTATATGCGCGGTCGTATGAGTGATCGAAAATCCTACGCTGATCCGGTTGGCATCGGCGAGGTGATGACCGGGGAAATTGTTGCGCGTGTTGAAGGATCGAGAAATTCAAAGTATCATGCCGGTGCCATCGTTGCAGCCCGTCTTGGTTGGCAGGAATATGCCATTTGTGATGGAAAAGGACTTCGAAGAATCGATGTTACTTCTGCTCCGATCTCCACTGGCTTACACGTCCTGGGAATGGTCGGCGAAACAGCATACTTTGGACTGCTTGACGTATGTAAAGCGAAGGAAGGCGATACTATCGTCGTATCCGGTGCTGCTGGCGCGGTTGGCTCAGTAGTCGGACAGATTGCTAAAATCAAAGGCTGCCGGGTGGTCGGGATCGCAGGCAGCGATGAGAAGGTGAAGTGGATCACGGAAGAACTCGGATTCGATGCGGGAATCAATTACAAAACATCGGAACACTTGGTCAAAGATTTGGCGAAACATTGTCCCGATGGCATCAACGGTTATTTTGATAACGTGGGTGGACCTATCACTGATGCCGTATTTCCACTGCTGGCTCTCAATTCTCATATCGCCATTTGCGGCCAGATTTCGATGTATAATTCAGAAGAGGCTGAAATGGGGCCGAGATTTTTATGGAATCTGATCCCCAAGCGGGCCACCATCCAGGGCTTCCTGGTTTTTGATTATTATGACCGCTTTCCAGAGGCGATGAAGGATCTTACCGAGTGGGTTGGTTCCGGGAAAATTAAGTACCGGGAAAACGTCATCGAAGGACTCGAAAATGCACCCAAGGCATTTATCGGTCTTTTCCATGGGGACAATATCGGGAAGCAACTGGTTCACGTTTCCGATTAA
- a CDS encoding thioesterase family protein, giving the protein MAEFPDVDLTKLPKTLEAEVPESYMDVMGHMNVSWYSHFFSEAMLGLYSQLGFGLDHINDSQLGRFAMETHIRYLREVRIGHQIEVYSRFIARNEKRFHVMNFLWNKTQKGLSATYEVVGTSVDLLLRKPVPFPTELGIKIDKMIAQHKELEWEPPLCGVMGPR; this is encoded by the coding sequence ATGGCTGAATTTCCGGACGTTGATCTGACGAAACTTCCGAAGACCTTGGAAGCGGAGGTTCCGGAAAGTTATATGGATGTGATGGGCCACATGAATGTGAGCTGGTATTCGCACTTTTTCAGTGAAGCGATGCTGGGACTGTATAGCCAATTGGGCTTCGGCCTTGACCACATCAATGATAGCCAATTGGGAAGGTTCGCCATGGAAACCCACATTCGCTATCTACGGGAAGTGCGTATCGGCCACCAGATTGAAGTGTATAGTCGATTTATCGCGAGGAACGAAAAGCGTTTTCATGTGATGAATTTCCTGTGGAATAAAACTCAGAAGGGATTATCAGCAACCTATGAAGTGGTAGGTACGAGCGTTGATTTGCTTTTGCGGAAACCTGTGCCGTTTCCCACCGAATTGGGAATCAAAATAGATAAGATGATCGCCCAACACAAAGAACTCGAATGGGAGCCTCCTTTGTGTGGAGTGATGGGACCACGGTAA
- a CDS encoding MBL fold metallo-hydrolase, which produces MTHPASELENSWFTVDILDDSSFGIGEYGQWMKIHSYLFIGDERAALVDTGLGVGNIRTIVDALTKLPVDVVTTHAHWDHTGGHHLFERFSAHILERDWIEDRADKYIKKIGHYLVKEPFTQEPPPEFDLEKYRPFHAKVESLHSDGDVIELGGRQLEIIHTPGHSPGHVSIFEKRTGYLVTADLLYRGVLLGGLQHSDPEDYRRSLHRLKKLPHIGKLLPGHGRLDIDNDFLDEAVDAFEELAEKGLLKKGSGLHEFKRLKVSL; this is translated from the coding sequence ATGACTCATCCCGCCTCAGAGTTGGAAAATAGCTGGTTCACCGTAGACATCCTGGATGACTCCTCCTTTGGTATCGGTGAGTATGGGCAGTGGATGAAAATTCATTCCTATTTGTTTATTGGGGATGAAAGAGCGGCGCTGGTTGATACCGGTCTCGGGGTGGGAAATATACGAACCATTGTCGATGCACTCACGAAATTACCCGTGGATGTCGTAACAACCCATGCTCACTGGGATCACACCGGAGGTCATCATTTATTCGAACGGTTTTCGGCCCACATTCTGGAACGCGACTGGATTGAGGACCGTGCCGATAAATACATTAAAAAGATCGGCCACTATTTAGTGAAAGAACCGTTTACCCAAGAACCTCCACCTGAGTTCGACCTAGAAAAATATAGACCGTTTCACGCGAAGGTAGAATCACTTCACTCGGATGGAGATGTCATTGAACTAGGAGGACGTCAGCTGGAAATCATCCACACGCCCGGTCATTCTCCGGGCCATGTATCCATCTTTGAAAAAAGAACTGGCTATTTGGTGACCGCTGATCTGCTTTACCGAGGCGTGCTTTTGGGAGGCTTGCAACATTCTGATCCAGAGGATTACCGCCGTTCACTGCACCGACTAAAAAAACTCCCCCACATCGGGAAACTGCTACCGGGCCACGGCCGACTGGATATTGACAACGATTTCCTGGATGAAGCAGTTGACGCGTTCGAAGAGCTCGCCGAAAAGGGTCTGCTCAAAAAAGGATCAGGCCTCCATGAGTTTAAGCGGTTGAAGGTGTCGCTTTAG
- a CDS encoding type II toxin-antitoxin system HicA family toxin yields the protein MPKKIRELISALKKRGFVDRGGKGSLRNFIHDQGIRITISGQPGSDAKRYQERAVDEAIRKVKNEKKK from the coding sequence ATGCCAAAGAAAATCCGAGAACTTATATCCGCCCTTAAGAAGCGGGGATTTGTGGATAGAGGCGGAAAAGGAAGCCTCAGGAATTTTATACATGATCAAGGAATTCGAATAACCATTTCAGGACAGCCCGGTAGTGATGCAAAACGCTACCAAGAGCGGGCTGTAGATGAAGCTATAAGGAAAGTGAAAAATGAAAAAAAGAAGTGA
- a CDS encoding acetyl-CoA C-acyltransferase, translating to MKEVVLVATARTPLAKSFRGSLNMTRPDDILAHCINSCLEKAPGLDPAEIEDVIIGCATPEGNQGNNVARVAAVRSGLPRSVAATTVNRFCSSGLQAVAMAAHHIMIEGADVAIGGGVESITQIPRKRSEPNPWVMENFPGIYMVMGDTAEVVAKRYNISRQEQDEYSLASQQRTAKAQQDGLLDEELAPMHVTRAILDKATGEVAGTEEHDLVRDECNRPDTTLEGLLGLKPYFDKESGNGSVTPGNASQMSDGASVNLLMSREKAEALGLKPKIAFRGFAVAGCEPDEMGIGPVFAVPKLLKRHGLTVDDIGLWELNEAFAVQVIYCRDQLGIPMDRLNVNGGSISIGHPFGMTGSRLVGTIGNEMQRRGTRYGVVTMCIGGGQGAAGLFELCN from the coding sequence ATGAAAGAAGTCGTATTAGTAGCCACAGCACGTACCCCATTAGCCAAATCCTTCCGCGGATCATTGAATATGACTCGCCCAGATGACATACTCGCCCACTGTATTAACAGCTGCCTTGAAAAGGCACCTGGTCTTGATCCAGCAGAGATCGAGGACGTGATTATAGGATGTGCAACTCCGGAAGGAAACCAAGGAAATAATGTGGCTCGTGTGGCCGCGGTTCGTTCCGGACTTCCAAGAAGTGTGGCTGCGACGACGGTTAACCGCTTTTGCTCATCAGGGCTACAGGCGGTTGCGATGGCAGCGCATCATATCATGATAGAGGGCGCGGACGTGGCGATAGGAGGAGGAGTCGAGAGTATTACCCAAATTCCAAGGAAAAGGTCTGAACCAAATCCATGGGTGATGGAAAATTTTCCTGGTATCTATATGGTAATGGGCGACACGGCCGAAGTGGTTGCCAAACGCTATAACATTTCTCGCCAAGAACAGGACGAATACTCACTGGCAAGCCAGCAACGTACAGCCAAAGCTCAACAAGATGGCCTGCTGGATGAAGAACTTGCGCCCATGCACGTGACTCGGGCGATCCTCGACAAAGCGACCGGGGAAGTAGCCGGAACTGAAGAACATGATTTGGTTCGTGACGAATGCAACCGCCCTGACACCACACTTGAAGGCCTGCTCGGTCTTAAGCCCTATTTTGATAAAGAAAGTGGAAACGGTAGTGTCACTCCGGGAAACGCCTCCCAGATGTCTGACGGAGCTTCGGTAAACTTATTAATGTCCCGTGAAAAAGCGGAAGCCTTGGGTCTTAAGCCCAAGATTGCCTTTCGTGGATTTGCCGTGGCGGGTTGTGAACCCGATGAGATGGGAATTGGTCCTGTGTTTGCCGTTCCAAAATTGTTGAAACGTCATGGTCTCACCGTGGACGACATAGGATTGTGGGAGCTGAATGAAGCATTTGCGGTTCAGGTTATTTACTGTCGCGACCAGTTGGGTATTCCGATGGACCGGCTGAATGTGAACGGTGGGTCCATTTCAATCGGTCATCCTTTTGGAATGACGGGTTCTCGTCTTGTAGGCACCATAGGCAACGAGATGCAAAGAAGGGGCACGCGTTATGGAGTTGTTACGATGTGCATCGGTGGCGGCCAAGGTGCTGCTGGCTTGTTTGAGTTGTGCAATTAA
- a CDS encoding TetR/AcrR family transcriptional regulator, producing the protein MPATPAVSKEPPSSNSEKRAAQIFRVAAELIQEKGYDATSMNDIAKKLKLTKAGLYYYINGKNDLLYSIIKFGMQNLEDHVIAPCREIADPEERLRQIIERHTVLIMDLGGALTILSDEVQSLPAANRKKITDLKRGYLEFVRKTLNELKAQKKMCSLNADIAAMNLFAVILGVARWYNPKKGWTSKRISKEASKFIMGAVLK; encoded by the coding sequence ATGCCAGCCACACCTGCAGTTTCCAAAGAGCCACCTTCAAGCAACTCCGAAAAACGAGCTGCCCAAATCTTTCGCGTCGCTGCCGAGCTCATTCAAGAGAAAGGCTATGATGCGACCTCGATGAACGATATCGCGAAGAAATTGAAGCTTACGAAAGCAGGCCTCTATTACTACATCAACGGCAAGAACGACCTGTTGTACTCCATCATTAAGTTCGGTATGCAAAACCTGGAAGATCATGTCATTGCGCCGTGCCGCGAAATCGCGGATCCAGAAGAACGACTCCGTCAAATTATTGAAAGACATACTGTGCTAATAATGGATTTAGGCGGTGCCTTAACCATACTGTCAGACGAAGTCCAAAGCTTACCAGCGGCCAATCGAAAAAAAATCACCGATTTAAAACGTGGTTACCTGGAATTCGTGCGCAAAACACTAAATGAGTTAAAAGCCCAGAAGAAGATGTGCTCGTTAAACGCTGATATTGCAGCCATGAATTTATTTGCCGTCATTCTCGGCGTGGCACGCTGGTACAACCCAAAGAAGGGTTGGACCAGTAAACGCATTTCCAAAGAAGCCTCAAAATTTATTATGGGAGCGGTATTGAAATGA
- a CDS encoding toxin-antitoxin system HicB family antitoxin, translated as MKKRSDAYLKVVEWSEEDQCYIGTSPGLMLGGVHGATENKVYEELCQVIDEWVNQSDANEIPLPADTADKKYSGKFVIRVGENTHKALSIRAMQKGESLNSYCKNVLEKSGV; from the coding sequence ATGAAAAAAAGAAGTGATGCCTACCTGAAGGTAGTGGAATGGAGTGAAGAGGACCAATGCTACATCGGGACTTCACCAGGTCTTATGCTTGGAGGTGTTCATGGGGCCACAGAAAACAAAGTATACGAAGAGTTATGCCAGGTGATTGACGAATGGGTGAACCAGTCTGATGCCAACGAAATTCCTCTTCCTGCTGATACTGCAGACAAAAAGTATAGTGGTAAATTTGTGATTCGAGTTGGAGAGAATACCCACAAAGCCCTTTCAATTCGAGCAATGCAAAAAGGTGAAAGCTTGAACTCATATTGCAAGAACGTTTTGGAAAAGAGCGGGGTGTGA
- a CDS encoding (Fe-S)-binding protein gives MNSAEATREVLWNISYGWIMYALLVPTAAIGFYGVWRRYKSWKQGLPAEGRLDRPAERLKHLWNHALLQRRNLRQRYAGIFHAMIFWGFITLTMATTVVMIDHDFGIPIMRGAFYLYFQSLFVDVLGLLALIGVGLAGYRRWKTKPAKLVYTDEASWILIGGGVILATGFLLEGWRIVVTQDPWGAWSPVGYATGAVFAKFFSVEMLSQLHLLCWWFHLVLVFAFMAWAPYTKMLHPLTSALNIYAANLGPVGGSLKTIDFDTAESFGVNQLKQFTWKDLLDLDACTECGRCTDACPANTVGKKLSPRDIILDLRGWLHKGTNGDFSLIGSTDALQSDRLFECTSCAACVEACPVSIEQLPKIVDMRRYQVMEEAEFPETMQAAVNSMEERQHPYTGTQFSRSDWMEELDIPHASEIDDAEILVWAGCGTSLVERNQKSIRSLAQLLKKAGVKFSVLGRDEKCTGDVARRIGNEFLFESLAKENIESFKKHKVKKVVTACPHCFNTFRNEYPQLGADFETFHHSEFLGELLKSGRLKITEASERKITFHDPCYLSRHNGITDEPRDLLKGTSSEPMTELRRNKKNSFCCGGGGGMSFVDEPADKRVNRERAEEILETDVDTVAVGCPFCTTMMEDGINATKGDRKIEVKELAELLNEVTS, from the coding sequence ATGAATTCTGCTGAAGCAACGCGCGAAGTCCTTTGGAATATTTCCTATGGATGGATCATGTACGCGTTGCTTGTTCCAACGGCGGCAATCGGCTTTTACGGAGTTTGGCGGCGTTATAAATCCTGGAAACAGGGGCTGCCGGCAGAGGGACGCCTGGACCGTCCGGCGGAGCGATTGAAGCATCTCTGGAATCATGCATTACTGCAAAGGCGGAATCTTCGTCAGCGCTATGCAGGAATCTTCCACGCGATGATCTTTTGGGGATTCATTACCCTCACTATGGCCACAACGGTGGTGATGATCGATCACGACTTCGGAATCCCGATTATGCGCGGTGCATTTTACCTGTATTTTCAATCGTTGTTTGTAGATGTCCTCGGACTCCTGGCCTTAATCGGAGTTGGACTGGCCGGCTACCGACGTTGGAAAACCAAGCCTGCCAAATTGGTTTATACGGACGAGGCTTCATGGATTTTGATAGGTGGTGGAGTCATACTCGCAACAGGATTTCTCTTGGAAGGCTGGCGCATTGTTGTGACCCAAGATCCATGGGGAGCCTGGTCACCGGTAGGCTACGCGACAGGAGCGGTGTTTGCCAAATTCTTCAGCGTCGAAATGTTAAGCCAGCTGCACTTATTGTGTTGGTGGTTTCACCTGGTTCTTGTTTTTGCGTTTATGGCCTGGGCGCCCTACACCAAGATGCTGCATCCCCTCACTTCGGCACTGAATATCTACGCCGCTAACCTTGGGCCTGTTGGAGGCTCCTTGAAGACGATTGATTTCGATACGGCCGAGAGTTTTGGCGTAAACCAGTTGAAGCAATTTACCTGGAAGGATTTGCTTGATTTGGATGCCTGCACCGAGTGCGGCCGCTGCACGGACGCCTGTCCCGCCAATACGGTTGGCAAGAAGCTATCTCCACGCGATATCATATTGGACTTACGGGGCTGGTTACACAAAGGAACGAACGGCGATTTCAGTTTAATCGGATCGACCGATGCCTTGCAATCCGATCGACTTTTCGAATGCACCAGCTGTGCCGCCTGCGTGGAGGCTTGCCCGGTTTCCATCGAACAATTACCAAAGATTGTCGACATGCGGCGTTATCAAGTGATGGAGGAAGCCGAGTTTCCTGAAACGATGCAGGCCGCCGTTAACTCAATGGAAGAGCGTCAGCATCCATACACAGGAACCCAATTTTCACGGTCGGACTGGATGGAAGAATTGGACATTCCACACGCTAGTGAAATCGATGATGCGGAAATCCTAGTGTGGGCGGGATGCGGAACCTCTCTGGTTGAACGTAATCAGAAGTCCATTCGCTCCCTGGCCCAACTGTTGAAAAAAGCCGGAGTTAAGTTCTCAGTCCTGGGACGCGATGAAAAATGCACCGGCGATGTGGCACGCCGTATCGGCAATGAGTTTCTTTTCGAATCTCTAGCCAAGGAAAACATCGAAAGTTTCAAGAAGCACAAGGTAAAGAAAGTGGTCACCGCTTGTCCCCATTGTTTTAATACCTTCCGCAATGAGTATCCTCAGCTCGGGGCCGATTTTGAAACCTTTCATCACAGCGAATTCTTGGGAGAACTACTAAAGTCGGGCCGTCTGAAGATTACCGAGGCTTCCGAACGTAAGATCACTTTTCATGATCCTTGTTATTTGAGCCGACACAATGGAATAACTGACGAACCTCGAGACCTATTGAAGGGCACCAGCTCCGAGCCAATGACAGAGCTCCGACGGAATAAGAAGAACAGTTTTTGCTGCGGTGGAGGCGGAGGAATGAGCTTTGTCGATGAACCGGCGGACAAACGTGTAAACCGCGAACGCGCAGAAGAGATTTTGGAAACTGATGTCGATACCGTTGCGGTAGGTTGCCCCTTTTGCACCACCATGATGGAAGACGGCATCAACGCAACCAAAGGCGATCGTAAGATCGAAGTCAAAGAGCTTGCCGAGCTTTTGAACGAAGTCACCTCCTAG